A stretch of the Medicago truncatula cultivar Jemalong A17 chromosome 5, MtrunA17r5.0-ANR, whole genome shotgun sequence genome encodes the following:
- the LOC11429946 gene encoding DExH-box ATP-dependent RNA helicase DExH6 isoform X1: MSNVSNKKANKLARFKKYAQPTKIDESTRRRIIRTLESFQSSDEEEYKFEAGLSNDDRRFAHLLAQKMGFKSKSYGTGKERRLSVRKGNKKGGSDNQSANLPHFTFSEEAKRAMGDLFAHFPPGDGNLKDMVGEKSGSMVNARHRHSDIFSRPIMTKDEITRKLEAVTSRRETVSDLKVITVLRSKLPIASYKDAITSAVESHQVVLISGETGCGKTTQVPQYILDYMWGKGETCKILCTQPRRISAMSVSERISRERGEAAGENVGYKIRLDSKGGQQSSIVLCTTGVLLRVLVSKGSRRSMKNPAKDEISDITHIIMDEIHERDRYSDFMLAIMRDMLPLYPHLRLVLMSATIDTARFSQYFGGCPVIQVPGFTYPVKTYYLEDVLSAVKSSNDDGSTFSIPTNNHMISEEHKLSFDEAINLAWSNDEWDLLSELVSSEETPELFNYQHSLTGLTPLMVFAGKGRIGEMCMLLSFGADCNLRSKDGTTALEIAERENQPEAAEIIKKHMDGSSSTEEQSILNKYLERVRPEIVDVVLIEQLIRKICTDSKDGGILVFFSGWDDINRAREKLLASSFFNNPSKFVVISLHSMVPTLEQKKVFKRPPPGCRKIVLSTNLAETAVTIDDIVYVIDTGRMKEKSYDPYNNVSTLQSSWISKASAKQREGRAGRCQPGICYHLYSKLRAASLPDFQTPELKRMPIEELCLQVKMLDPSCKIEVFLAKTLDPPVSESIRNAIVVLRDIGALSTDETLTDLGEKLGSLPVHPLISRMLFFAILMNCLDPALTLACASDYKDPFTLPMLPEDKKRAADAKTELASLYGGCGDQFAVLAAFECWNNSKKMGLEARFCSQYFVSGGAMKMLSGMRKQLQKELIRIGFILSDVSSYSMNAHDPGVLHAVLVSGMYPMVGRLCFPNKGAKRAIIETASGDKVRLHNRSTNFKLSFKRNLGHTLVVFDEVTRGDMGVNIKNCSLVGPLPLLLLSTEIAVAPGEQNDHKKEAEDDDDDEGSGDEAGIDDGMDLDTKSIGNNEDKFMSSPDDMVRIIVDRWLYFGSTAIDVSLLYCLRERLSAAILYKVTYPSNPLPPILGASIHAIACILSCDGCSGMSVATDGVDNLTTMVNATNLGKPQPQPQPQPQPQPQPQPQPQQQPQPQPQRYGNRPKGSSAAFINHGGHQNLGPSTASTSTSRNV; the protein is encoded by the exons ATGTCGAACGTGTCGAACAAAAAGGCCAACAAGCTAGCAAGATTTAAGAAGTACGCTCAACCTACCAAAATCGATGAATCTACCAGGCGTCGAATAATTCGAACTTTGGAATCTTTTCAATCTTCTGATGAAGAAG AGTACAAGTTTGAAGCTGGTTTGTCCAATGATGACCGTCGTTTTGCACATTTATTGGCCCAAAAAATGGGGTTTAAGTCTAAAAGTTATGG GACTGGGAAGGAGAGGAGATTGTCGGTTCGAAAAGGCAATAAGAAGGGCGGGAGTGATAATCAGTCTGCGAATCTTCCTCATTTCACATTCTCGGAAGAGGCAAAACGGGCAATGGGCGATTTATTTGCTCATTTTCCACCTGGTGATGGAAACTTGAAGGATATGGTTGGAGAAAAGAGCGGCAGCATGGTCAATGCAAGACATAGGCATTCTGATATTTTTAGCAGACCCATAATGACAAAAGATGAAATTACTCGGAAATTGGAAGCTGTAACTTCTAGAAGGGAGACTGTATCTGACTTGAAAGTG ATCACTGTGTTGAGATCTAAGCTACCGATTGCATCTTACAAGGATGCAATTACATCAGCAGTTGAATCCCACCAG GTAGTTCTCATATCCGGTGAGACTGGCTGCGGAAAGACTACTCAG GTCCCACAatatattttggattatatGTGGGGTAAGGGTGAGACATGTAAGATACTTTGCACTCAGCCACGGCGTATCTCTGCAATGTCAG TTTCTGAAAGAATCTctagagagagaggagaggcTGCTGGAGAAAATGTTGGATACAAG ATACGCTTAGATAGCAAAGGTGGACAGCAATCATCTATTGTGCTATGTACTACTGGAGTTCTATTAAGGGTGTTGGTTTCTAAGGGTTCTCGTCGGTCAATGAAAAATCCTGCGAAGGATGAAATTTCTGACATCACTCACATCATTATG GATGAAATTCATGAAAGGGACCGATATTCAGACTTCATGTTGGCAATAATGAG AGACATGCTCCCTTTATATCCTCATCTACGTCTG GTATTAATGAGTGCTACCATTGATACTGCGAGATTTTCTCAATATTTTGGGGGATGCCCAGTTATCCAAGTTCCAGGGTTCACTTATCCG GTCAAAACATACTATTTGGAGGATGTACTTTCTGCGGTAAAATCAAGCAATGATGATGGTTCCACATTTAGTATTCCAACAAACAATCACATGATAAGTGAAGAACATAAGCTTTCCTTTGATGAAGCTATTAATTTGGCTTGGTCTAATGATGAGTGGGACCTACTGTCAGAATTAGTTTCTTCCGAAGAAACCCCAGAACTCTTCAATTATCAGCATTCTTTAACTGGCCTTACACCGTTGATGGTGTTTGCCGGAAAAGGTAGAATTGGTGAAATGTGCATGCTCTTATCTTTTGGTGCTGATTGCAATTTAAGGTCCAAAGACGGAACAACTGCACTAGAGATTGCTGAAAGGGAAAACCAACCAGAAGCTGCTGAAATAATAAAGAAACACATGGATGGTTCCAGCTCGACAGAAGAGCAGAGTATACTTAACAAATATCTTGAAAGAGTCCGACCCGAAATAGTTGATGTTGTTCTGATAGAGCAGCtgataagaaaaatatgtaCTGATTCAAAAGATGGAGGcatccttgtttttttttcaggATGGGATGATATAAATAGAGCGCGCGAGAAGTTGCTAGCAtcctctttttttaataatccaTCAAAATTTGTGGTCATATCTCTGCATTCAATGGTTCCAACCTTGGAGCAAAAGAAGGTTTTTAAGCGTCCACCTCCTGGCTGCCGCAAAATTGTTCTCTCAACCAATCTCGCTGAAACAGCTGTCACCATTGATGATATAGTGTACGTCATAGACACTGGGCGAATGAAGGAAAAGAGTTATGATCCTTATAATAATGTGTCAACTCTTCAATCATCTTGGATTTCAAAAGCGAGTGCGAAGCAACGAGAAGGGCGTGCTGGCCGTTGTCAACCTGGAATTTGTTATCATTTGTATTCAAAGCTTCGAGCAGCGTCATTGCCAGATTTTCAGACTCCAGAACTCAAGAGAATGCCTATTGAGGAGCTATGTCTGCAG GTAAAGATGCTTGATCCAAGCTGCAAAATAGAGGTGTTTCTTGCGAAGACATTAGACCCACCAGTTTCTGAGTCCATACGTAATGCAATTGTCGTCCTTCGTGACATTGGTGCATTATCAACTGATGAAACGCTTACTGACCTTGGAGAGAAGCTTGGTTCTCTACCTGTTCACCCATTGATAAGCAGGATGCTTTTTTTTGCTATCTTAATGAACTGCCTTGACCCAGCTTTAACCCTAGCATGCGCATCTGATTATAAAGATCCATTTACACTTCCAATGTTACCTGAAGACAAGAAGAGAGCCGCAGATGCCAAAACTGAACTTGCTTCTTTATATGGGGGTTGTGGTGATCAATTTGCCGTACTAGCTGCATTTGAATGTTGGAATAATTCAAAGAAAATGGGTCTAGAAGCTCGGTTTTGTTCCCAGTATTTTGTGTCTGGAGGCGCCATGAAGATGTTATCTGGCATGCGTAAGCAGCTCCAAAAGGAACTTATCCGAATTGGATTTATTCTTTCTGATGTTTCAAGCTACAGCATGAATGCGCATGACCCTGGTGTGTTGCATGCGGTTTTGGTATCTGGTATGTATCCAATGGTTGGGAGATTATGTTTTCCAAATAAAGGTGCAAAAAGGGCTATAATTGAAACTGCAAGTGGTGATAAAGTTCGCTTGCACAACCGTTCCACAAATTTTAAGTTGTCGTTCAAGAGAAATTTAGGCCACACTCTAGTTGTGTTTGATGAGGTTACTCGCGGTGATATGGGTGTTAACATAAAGAATTGCAGTCTTGTAGGACCACTTCCACTCTTGCTGCTTTCAACTGAGATTGCTGTTGCTCCAGGAGaacagaatgatcataaaaagGAGGCGGAGGATGACGACGATGATGAAGGGAGTGGAGATGAAGCTGGAATTGATGATGGGATGGATTTGGATACTAAATCCATTGGAAACAATGAGGATAAGTTCATGTCCTCCCCCGATGATATGGTTAGAATAATCGTGGACCGTTGGCTTTATTTTGGTTCAACAGCAATTGATGTTTCTCTGTTATACTGCCTAAGAGAGCGATTGTCAGCGGCAATTTTATACAAA GTAACATATCCGAGCAATCCTCTTCCTCCCATCCTAGGGGCATCTATACATGCTATAGCTTGCATTCTATCTTGTGATGGGTGTTCTGGCATGTCAGTGGCCACTGATGGCGTGGACAATCTGACAACTATGGTAAATGCGACAAATCTAGGGAAGCCGCAGCCACAGCCGCAGCCACAGCCGCAGCCGCAGCCGCAGCCGCAGCCGCAGCCACAGCAACAGCCACAGCCACAGCCACAACGGTATGGTAATAGACCAAAAGGATCCTCTGCAGCGTTTATAAATCATGGTGGACACCAGAACCTTGGACCTTCTACAGCCAGCACATCTACTTCAAGGAACGTTTGA
- the LOC11426741 gene encoding WD repeat-containing protein 26 homolog, with amino-acid sequence MGGVDDEEPALKRMKLSAKGLVGLANGSSSKEPVGGFSSDSMARLLPSEGDDQVVGSKGVIKRDEFVRIIAKALYSLGYRKSGARLEEESGIPLHSPGVNLFTQQVLDGNWDESVATLRKIGLTDDTIVRSASCLILEQKFFELLNGGKVMEALKTLREEITPLCRDSSRIRELSSCLVSPSPKQDIVKVRSRSKLLEELQKLLPPTVMIPEKRLEHLVEQALTLQREACPFHNSLDQMSLYSDHHCGKDLIPSRTVQILETHDDEVWFVQFSHNGKYLASASNDQTAIIWEVGVNGVCVKHRLSGHQKPISSVSWSPNDEELLTCGVEESIRRWDVSTGKCLQIYEKAGAGLVSCTWFPSGKHILSGLSDKSICMWELDGKEVESWKGQKSLKISDLDITADGEEIISICKPNTVLLFNKETKDERFIEERQTITSFSLSKDNKFLLVNLLNQEINLWNIEGNPKLIGKYKGHRRSRFIIRSCFGGLEQAFIASGSEDSQVYIWHRSSGEPIEALPGHSGAVNCVSWNPANPHMLASASDDRTIRIWGLNSLNKKYQHAHSNGIHYCNGGT; translated from the exons ATGGGAGGTGTGGACGATGAAGAACCAGCTTTGAAACGTATGAAGCTTTCGGCGAAAGGATTAGTTGGATTGGCGAACGGGTCTTCTTCTAAAGAGCCTGTTGGAGGTTTCTCCAGTGACTCCATGGCTCGGCTACTACCGTCCGAAGGGGACGATCAGGTTGTCGGTTCCAAAGGGGTTATAAAGAGAGACGAGTTTGTTAGGATAATTGCAAAGGCATTGTATTCGCTTGGTTATAGAAAGAGTGGGGCGCGGCTAGAGGAGGAGTCTGGAATACCTTTACACTCACCTGGTGTGAATCTGTTTACGCAACAAGTACTTGATGGGAATTGGGATGAGAGTGTAGCTACATTGCGTAAGATTGGTTTGACAGATGACACTATTGTCAGGTCGGCCTCGTGTTTGATATTGGAACAGAAATTCTTTGAACTTCTAAATGGGGGAAAGGTTATGGAAGCATTGAAGACCTTGAGGGAGGAGATTACTCCACTTTGCAGGGATAGTAGTAGAATTCGGGAACTTTCGTCCTGCTTAGTGTCTCCATCTCCTAAGCAAGATATTGTAAAGGTGAGATCTCGGTCAAAGCTTCTAGAGGAATTGCAGAAACTGCTTCCTCCAACAGTGATGATACCTGAAAAGAGGTTGGAACATCTGGTTGAACAAGCCCTTACCTTGCAGCGAGAGGCTTGCCCATTTCACAACTCATTGGATCAGATGTCGTTATATTCAGATCATCATTGTGGAAAGGATCTGATACCATCTAGAACAGTACAG ATCTTAGAAACACATGATGATGAGGTCTGGTTTGTACAATTTTCACATAATGGGAAGTATTTAGCTTCAGCGTCAAATGATCAAACTGCAATCATCTGGGAG GTTGGCGTAAATGGGGTGTGTGTGAAGCATAGATTATCTGGTCACCAGAAACCCATTTCTTCTGTTTCATGGAGTCCTAATGACGAAGAGCTCCTCACATGTGGAGTGGAGGAATCTATTAGGCGTTGGGATGTCTCTACCGGCAAGTGTCTCCAAATTTATGAAAAAGCTGGTGCTGGCTTAGTCTCCTGTACATGGTTTCCAAGCGGGAAACATATACTTTCTGGCTTAAGTGATAAGAGCATTTGCATGTGGGAATTAGATGGGAAAGAAGTGGAGTCTTGGAAAGGACAAAAATCGCTTAAGATTTCTGATTTGGATATAACGGCTGATGGGGAAGAGATTATAAGCATCTGTAAACCCAATACAGTATTGCTGTTCAATAAAGAAACAAAGGATGAGAGGTTTATTGAAGAGCGCCAGACaataacttctttttctttgtcaAAGGATAACAAATTTTTGTTGGTTAATCTTTTGAACCAAGAAATTAATCTTTGGAATATTGAAGGCAATCCTAAGCTCATTGGGAAGTACAAAGGTCATAGGCGCTCGAGGTTTATTATAAGGTCTTGCTTTGGTGGACTTGAGCAAGCTTTCATTGCAAGTGGAAGTGAGGATTCACAG GTTTACATATGGCACCGAAGCTCAGGAGAGCCGATAGAGGCACTGCCTGGTCATTCAGGAGCTGTTAATTGTGTGAGCTGGAATCCAGCCAATCCCCACATGTTAGCCTCTGCCAGTGATGACCGGACAATTCGGATATGGGGCCTTAATAGTCTGAATAAAAAGTACCAACATGCGCACAGCAATGGCATCCATTACTGCAATGGAGGAACTTAG
- the LOC11423329 gene encoding 60S ribosomal export protein NMD3 produces MEKEKEVMEDRRRRPVMVVKVSQEHVCHLRTFFDVEQIIVMNCFEPLSGVKRIERNDQGFTFYFNSLDHASCLVEYIRDIVPSKIHCHQIPSECSYNFFVEIVPICCGDLIFLPPDVAASFGANIVICTRVAKKITTLLDPFTLTAFSLKADHYWNAPFTHSFNRTQLVKYFVLNIVLQEDGEEIAADSSTAAKKYRLADAVVARVENFGNNDTTFQIRTHLGHILKSGDYALGYDLSGGGANTNIINGGYLPAAILIAKTNCDDGSVVIPDKWQSDYQLFLEDLRQGPHLTFNAAAMYRNQPNHNKTNLISVKAAKEAQASARPSCPLETLPDYIVTSLNKS; encoded by the coding sequence ATGGAGAAGGAGAAAGAGGTGATGGAGGATCGCCGACGACGCCCGGTTATGGTTGTGAAGGTAAGTCAAGAACATGTTTGTCATCTGCGTACTTTCTTTGATGTGGAGCAAATCATCGTTATGAACTGTTTTGAACCCCTTAGCGGTGTTAAGCGAATCGAACGCAACGATCAAGGTTTTACTTTCTATTTCAACAGTTTAGATCATGCTTCGTGTCTTGTGGAATATATAAGGGACATAGTTCCCTCTAAGATTCATTGTCATCAGATTCCTTCCGAGTgtagttacaatttttttgttgaaatcgTCCCCATTTGCTGCGGGGATTTGATTTTTCTGCCTCCTGATGTTGCTGCTTCGTTCGGTGCAAATATTGTCATATGCACTAGGGTTGccaaaaaaattactactttgCTTGATCCATTTACCTTGACCGCTTTTTCCTTAAAGGCTGATCACTACTGGAATGCACCTTTCACGCATTCATTCAATAGGACTCAGTTAGTCAAATATTTTGTTCTCAATATTGTCCTCCAAGAGGATGGGGAGGAGATTGCTGCTGATTCTTCTACTGCTGCTAAAAAATACCGTTTAGCTGATGCCGTGGTTGCTCGTGTGGAAAATTTTGGAAATAATGACACAACTTTTCAAATCAGGACTCATCTTGGtcatattttaaaatccggTGACTATGCTCTTGGTTATGACTTGTCTGGAGGAGGAGCTAACACCAACATCATCAATGGCGGCTACTTGCCTGCTGCAATTTTGATTGCCAAGACTAATTGTGATGATGGATCAGTTGTTATTCCGGATAAGTGGCAATCTGATTATCAACTCTTCTTAGAAGATCTAAGACAAGGCCCTCATCTCACCTTCAACGCAGCAGCAATGTACCGAAATCAACCCAACCACAACAAGACTAATCTCATCTCTGTCAAGGCCGCCAAAGAGGCCCAGGCCTCTGCAAGACCATCTTGTCCATTGGAGACGTTGCCGGATTATATAGTTACAAGCttaaacaaaagttga
- the LOC11429946 gene encoding DExH-box ATP-dependent RNA helicase DExH6 isoform X2, with protein sequence MGDLFAHFPPGDGNLKDMVGEKSGSMVNARHRHSDIFSRPIMTKDEITRKLEAVTSRRETVSDLKVITVLRSKLPIASYKDAITSAVESHQVVLISGETGCGKTTQVPQYILDYMWGKGETCKILCTQPRRISAMSVSERISRERGEAAGENVGYKIRLDSKGGQQSSIVLCTTGVLLRVLVSKGSRRSMKNPAKDEISDITHIIMDEIHERDRYSDFMLAIMRDMLPLYPHLRLVLMSATIDTARFSQYFGGCPVIQVPGFTYPVKTYYLEDVLSAVKSSNDDGSTFSIPTNNHMISEEHKLSFDEAINLAWSNDEWDLLSELVSSEETPELFNYQHSLTGLTPLMVFAGKGRIGEMCMLLSFGADCNLRSKDGTTALEIAERENQPEAAEIIKKHMDGSSSTEEQSILNKYLERVRPEIVDVVLIEQLIRKICTDSKDGGILVFFSGWDDINRAREKLLASSFFNNPSKFVVISLHSMVPTLEQKKVFKRPPPGCRKIVLSTNLAETAVTIDDIVYVIDTGRMKEKSYDPYNNVSTLQSSWISKASAKQREGRAGRCQPGICYHLYSKLRAASLPDFQTPELKRMPIEELCLQVKMLDPSCKIEVFLAKTLDPPVSESIRNAIVVLRDIGALSTDETLTDLGEKLGSLPVHPLISRMLFFAILMNCLDPALTLACASDYKDPFTLPMLPEDKKRAADAKTELASLYGGCGDQFAVLAAFECWNNSKKMGLEARFCSQYFVSGGAMKMLSGMRKQLQKELIRIGFILSDVSSYSMNAHDPGVLHAVLVSGMYPMVGRLCFPNKGAKRAIIETASGDKVRLHNRSTNFKLSFKRNLGHTLVVFDEVTRGDMGVNIKNCSLVGPLPLLLLSTEIAVAPGEQNDHKKEAEDDDDDEGSGDEAGIDDGMDLDTKSIGNNEDKFMSSPDDMVRIIVDRWLYFGSTAIDVSLLYCLRERLSAAILYKVTYPSNPLPPILGASIHAIACILSCDGCSGMSVATDGVDNLTTMVNATNLGKPQPQPQPQPQPQPQPQPQPQQQPQPQPQRYGNRPKGSSAAFINHGGHQNLGPSTASTSTSRNV encoded by the exons ATGGGCGATTTATTTGCTCATTTTCCACCTGGTGATGGAAACTTGAAGGATATGGTTGGAGAAAAGAGCGGCAGCATGGTCAATGCAAGACATAGGCATTCTGATATTTTTAGCAGACCCATAATGACAAAAGATGAAATTACTCGGAAATTGGAAGCTGTAACTTCTAGAAGGGAGACTGTATCTGACTTGAAAGTG ATCACTGTGTTGAGATCTAAGCTACCGATTGCATCTTACAAGGATGCAATTACATCAGCAGTTGAATCCCACCAG GTAGTTCTCATATCCGGTGAGACTGGCTGCGGAAAGACTACTCAG GTCCCACAatatattttggattatatGTGGGGTAAGGGTGAGACATGTAAGATACTTTGCACTCAGCCACGGCGTATCTCTGCAATGTCAG TTTCTGAAAGAATCTctagagagagaggagaggcTGCTGGAGAAAATGTTGGATACAAG ATACGCTTAGATAGCAAAGGTGGACAGCAATCATCTATTGTGCTATGTACTACTGGAGTTCTATTAAGGGTGTTGGTTTCTAAGGGTTCTCGTCGGTCAATGAAAAATCCTGCGAAGGATGAAATTTCTGACATCACTCACATCATTATG GATGAAATTCATGAAAGGGACCGATATTCAGACTTCATGTTGGCAATAATGAG AGACATGCTCCCTTTATATCCTCATCTACGTCTG GTATTAATGAGTGCTACCATTGATACTGCGAGATTTTCTCAATATTTTGGGGGATGCCCAGTTATCCAAGTTCCAGGGTTCACTTATCCG GTCAAAACATACTATTTGGAGGATGTACTTTCTGCGGTAAAATCAAGCAATGATGATGGTTCCACATTTAGTATTCCAACAAACAATCACATGATAAGTGAAGAACATAAGCTTTCCTTTGATGAAGCTATTAATTTGGCTTGGTCTAATGATGAGTGGGACCTACTGTCAGAATTAGTTTCTTCCGAAGAAACCCCAGAACTCTTCAATTATCAGCATTCTTTAACTGGCCTTACACCGTTGATGGTGTTTGCCGGAAAAGGTAGAATTGGTGAAATGTGCATGCTCTTATCTTTTGGTGCTGATTGCAATTTAAGGTCCAAAGACGGAACAACTGCACTAGAGATTGCTGAAAGGGAAAACCAACCAGAAGCTGCTGAAATAATAAAGAAACACATGGATGGTTCCAGCTCGACAGAAGAGCAGAGTATACTTAACAAATATCTTGAAAGAGTCCGACCCGAAATAGTTGATGTTGTTCTGATAGAGCAGCtgataagaaaaatatgtaCTGATTCAAAAGATGGAGGcatccttgtttttttttcaggATGGGATGATATAAATAGAGCGCGCGAGAAGTTGCTAGCAtcctctttttttaataatccaTCAAAATTTGTGGTCATATCTCTGCATTCAATGGTTCCAACCTTGGAGCAAAAGAAGGTTTTTAAGCGTCCACCTCCTGGCTGCCGCAAAATTGTTCTCTCAACCAATCTCGCTGAAACAGCTGTCACCATTGATGATATAGTGTACGTCATAGACACTGGGCGAATGAAGGAAAAGAGTTATGATCCTTATAATAATGTGTCAACTCTTCAATCATCTTGGATTTCAAAAGCGAGTGCGAAGCAACGAGAAGGGCGTGCTGGCCGTTGTCAACCTGGAATTTGTTATCATTTGTATTCAAAGCTTCGAGCAGCGTCATTGCCAGATTTTCAGACTCCAGAACTCAAGAGAATGCCTATTGAGGAGCTATGTCTGCAG GTAAAGATGCTTGATCCAAGCTGCAAAATAGAGGTGTTTCTTGCGAAGACATTAGACCCACCAGTTTCTGAGTCCATACGTAATGCAATTGTCGTCCTTCGTGACATTGGTGCATTATCAACTGATGAAACGCTTACTGACCTTGGAGAGAAGCTTGGTTCTCTACCTGTTCACCCATTGATAAGCAGGATGCTTTTTTTTGCTATCTTAATGAACTGCCTTGACCCAGCTTTAACCCTAGCATGCGCATCTGATTATAAAGATCCATTTACACTTCCAATGTTACCTGAAGACAAGAAGAGAGCCGCAGATGCCAAAACTGAACTTGCTTCTTTATATGGGGGTTGTGGTGATCAATTTGCCGTACTAGCTGCATTTGAATGTTGGAATAATTCAAAGAAAATGGGTCTAGAAGCTCGGTTTTGTTCCCAGTATTTTGTGTCTGGAGGCGCCATGAAGATGTTATCTGGCATGCGTAAGCAGCTCCAAAAGGAACTTATCCGAATTGGATTTATTCTTTCTGATGTTTCAAGCTACAGCATGAATGCGCATGACCCTGGTGTGTTGCATGCGGTTTTGGTATCTGGTATGTATCCAATGGTTGGGAGATTATGTTTTCCAAATAAAGGTGCAAAAAGGGCTATAATTGAAACTGCAAGTGGTGATAAAGTTCGCTTGCACAACCGTTCCACAAATTTTAAGTTGTCGTTCAAGAGAAATTTAGGCCACACTCTAGTTGTGTTTGATGAGGTTACTCGCGGTGATATGGGTGTTAACATAAAGAATTGCAGTCTTGTAGGACCACTTCCACTCTTGCTGCTTTCAACTGAGATTGCTGTTGCTCCAGGAGaacagaatgatcataaaaagGAGGCGGAGGATGACGACGATGATGAAGGGAGTGGAGATGAAGCTGGAATTGATGATGGGATGGATTTGGATACTAAATCCATTGGAAACAATGAGGATAAGTTCATGTCCTCCCCCGATGATATGGTTAGAATAATCGTGGACCGTTGGCTTTATTTTGGTTCAACAGCAATTGATGTTTCTCTGTTATACTGCCTAAGAGAGCGATTGTCAGCGGCAATTTTATACAAA GTAACATATCCGAGCAATCCTCTTCCTCCCATCCTAGGGGCATCTATACATGCTATAGCTTGCATTCTATCTTGTGATGGGTGTTCTGGCATGTCAGTGGCCACTGATGGCGTGGACAATCTGACAACTATGGTAAATGCGACAAATCTAGGGAAGCCGCAGCCACAGCCGCAGCCACAGCCGCAGCCGCAGCCGCAGCCGCAGCCGCAGCCACAGCAACAGCCACAGCCACAGCCACAACGGTATGGTAATAGACCAAAAGGATCCTCTGCAGCGTTTATAAATCATGGTGGACACCAGAACCTTGGACCTTCTACAGCCAGCACATCTACTTCAAGGAACGTTTGA